The Archocentrus centrarchus isolate MPI-CPG fArcCen1 chromosome 12, fArcCen1, whole genome shotgun sequence nucleotide sequence aaagaggaaaaaaaaaaaaaaaaggcaaggcATTTCTGAAAAATTGTGAAATCCACCGTTTTTAGTTTAAGGTTTCGAAGCGGTCTGCATCACTCTGcccctctgtgttttctttcttttttttatgtaaaaccGCTCAGGGGTTAAACTCATAGGAAGACCCAAACACAAGAGTTTTACAGTGTATCTCAAATGCATGATTAGAACTCAGTGATCCTTGGACATCTTTGCTCAGTACAGTTGCTCTGTGTTTATTAGCTGTATTTACAGCTTGCATGTTTCAAACATGTCTCTCCAGTTCCTCTGCTTACTTGAGCGGAGTTGTAATTCAGATCTGTTGTACAGTTCACCTTTTCTGTTGAGCATTTACCACCTCAGTCATATGTTCCATGATACTAGACCTGCCCTGGAAGGGACAGACTAAAGTCTGAGCTGTCCCAGTGGTGATAATTAAACAGGATGTTTTGAATCCCACCCTAAACCTGTGGAGTGATTACTGTTAGGTGAAATAAGAAAGAACAAGTCTTTGTATCATTTGTACAGTTTGTAAAATTATTCAAACTGAAATTGTTCATGCagcacatgtttattttttttcttttgctctctaATTGGAAGTATCATTTTAACTTGAATGTGCACCATGTACAGGCCAACAACTCATGTTATTTTATCTTTTGGGCTGCTGCTGACTTGGAAACATTGTTTTTGAATGCTGACAAAATGTCACTGCAGATTGGCTCATCTGAAGTCGAAACACTTGaaggacaccccccccccccctttcattATTGCACGAGTTGCACTACTGACTAGAGTTGTACAAAAGTTCAAAGTTACCTGTATATGAGTGAGTGCAATGCTCAATAAAGCTTGGTATACTTCTACATTGTTGTGTGTTATAGTACAGAAAAGTCACTAGATTACAGCAGGGAATTTTCGGAGTGATCAGAATTGAATTATTCCAGAAAAATtagtttatcatttatttaaaaaaaacaaactgcaactAAAGGTATGATATAActctaatgatttttttttttttttatttaaaaatgtttatttgtacTTAAAGTACAGCTGGCATTATAGTGAataagtatattaaaaaaaaaatcattgtgtaCATTAGTTATAGTGTGTGCAGTCTATGAGAGCATTTATTATAGAAGTATTACATTAGACTAGGTGTTGCTAATAAACTGGCAACTAAGTCTAAAATGCCATTCCATATGATTCCCATACTAATATTTTTATTGGCAAGTTAAAACAAAGCTCACTGAACACACAATCTTGTTGAAATACTCCCGTAAGTGATGAAACAATCCTCCAGCtctttaaaatgtcaaactaaGTAAATCATTTGTCTGCAAAAGAACAGAAAAGCCCTCTCAGCCTTAAACTTTTTATGATTGTTTTATTGATGATGACCTTCCACTGCTCGCATCGTGCCAAAATTACAATTACCCTGATTAGGAGCATTTATTTTGAGATGAACTCAGACGGTGCATTTCCCCCCTCTGTTTTGTGCTCCTTTGTTGGGGGGGGTGGGTGTGGGGGGCAGAGTGGGTAAGGGTCTGGGTCATGACCCCGAGAGCCACGATTGGACCAAACCTTTGCTTTTGTGTGTCCAACCATGTGGCCAAGGGTACTCATGGGACACAAAGCGCCGAAATCACTCCTGAGCTCATGTTTAAAATCTGAAGAAGACCACGTCTCCAAAATAAGAGCGAATGCTTCCAACttcatttacttttcttttttgcttaaaAGCAGCCTTATATCAGTAGTAATGGATGCGCCCCCGCAGACAAAGACTGGTACGCTCGTTTTCTTTCATACTTTACCTAAACAAAAGTATTTCATTGTATTAAAACatacagctgagtgtgaagtttAACCTCAAATTACACGTATCCACGTCCAGTTGCTTAATTCTACTTTTAAAGTCCGGTGTCTTCTTTATAATGTGGTGTAAAAATATCACTTTAAAACATCTAAACGCTTATCACGTTTAAACACGTTTCTTTAAACAAAAAGTGTTTTAAAAGTGTAATGAAAGTAAACCCGGGGATAAACGTTGGCAGATACGTTTAAAATGCGCGTTAAAGCGTGCGCGAATTTGGTCGCTTTATggtgaaaatgtgctttttaagCGTTTTCTTGATAATCCGCAGTGGATAgtagcactgttaaaaaagcACAGTGGGTGTCAATATAAAGTGACGGCCATATTTGCCGGTGCCGCTGTTGTAAACAAAAAGTGAGAGACAGACGCTTCACTGAATTTCgggtcatttttatttctttaatttacAATGTCTTTGGGAATGTCTTACAAACCCAATGTCCATCAACACATTCCGGGAACTTCTGGGAACCAGGGTAAGGAAAAAACGGGGGAGAAAATCAAAGTATCCGTCTGTTAAATCGAGTGTTAAATTCGGGGTCTCGGAGAATACCTGGAGAAAGACCGTGTCTGTAGTTTTTGTCCAGTTATATATATAGGGTCAGATCCTGGGAGCTAGGCTAATTCATATCCGCCATTATTACTAATGTAAAAGAGCGCCATCCGCGATACAAGTCGGCGGAGAAACACGGTGGGGATGTGAAAGGAGACGGCGGCGGTTCCTACAGTGTCGTTATCCGTCGTCCGGGGTCGCGGTCCCGCCGGGTGGGTGCCGTTACACGGTGACAAAAATGTATCACTTATGTCTTCTTGAGCCAGCCTTGTTCCGTTTCCTCCATGATGCTCCTCGGTCGGAGCTGCCGATTGATCTGCCTCGAATTTTTTATGTCTCTTCGAGGACATCTCGTGTTGGAGGGTGAATATTACAGGCGAACAAAGCGGCAGGGGAGCGGTGATTATGGAGGGTGCATGCGGTGGAGGAAGTATTCAGAACCCCACTTTCATTGTCTTatcagggggggaaaaaaaatctgctcaaAGTAAAATGTAGCTGTTATACAGAGAAATGCATGAAAGATTATTgggaataatttaaaaactgtaaaaaaaaaaaaaaaaaaaataggatttGTCTTTTTAAGTCAAACTACTGTTGGTGTGCAAATTTGGTGTGTGTGGATATTtgttaaaatgtaactcagaATTTGTTTTAGTGACAAGGAAATCATTTCTATTTTACCACATAAATACAATGCAAAATTAATTTTCTCTTTAATGTGGCCCTAATATTCCCCtgagtgatattttttttattagattgTTAACATTGATGCTTCTGTGCTTTGGCAGAATTTTATTATTCCAGCTGAAAATACTTTTAGAGGTTCAGACTCCTATAAAAGGTGGCCAGTTAAATCTGAAGGTCATTCTGTGGTTTAAACTTCAATTTCATCACCCACCCATTTTCATAAGACCAAAGGTGTACTATCCTTCAAAAAAGAAGTACATTTTATAGCTTTATATGCTGCTGGTTTGCCTAATCTTTAATAGTATTGCCTAATTTATTAGTAGACTTATATTAATCtacagtaatgtgcaaattCTTGAGCAAcccttcatttgtttttgttttgcaaggaaaatgggaaatagatgcagAGGTTTATCAaaacgtgcaaacataaatggaaacacAGTagatgaggcaaaaacagagtttgtacaattgtaacaagcttgaaagtcaatatttggtatgatcacctttattcttcaccaCAGCAAGGCAAACTTTCCTGTAATGGTTTTtttccaaagctcttctctggatgcTGGCTGCCATTTTTCCATTCTCTCTCTGGGCTCAGGGGAggccatgactgatggtgttccaatgtatttttctatccaggtgggCTTGTACTGcagtggcagtgtgtttgggatcattcccatgctgaaaaatgaagccgttgtCAAACACTTTCCAGTGGTATTGCAATATCGGACGGTACTTTTTTGCATTCACAGTCCactgacaagatccccaacacccctggctgaaatgcagccccagaccatgacaGAGGCTTCACCGTGTTTTATAGATGGCTGCAGGCAATCACTGTGGTACATCTTTCCTGACTTCTGCTGTACGCAATGACTTGAACCAAAAACTTGACAGACCTAATGCCAGTGATTTTTCggtccagttcttgtataacTACCTCAGCCTTTGTTcccctgtttcctttccttaagcatggcttcttgacagccacccttccactgattTATTTCTGATGAGGCAGTAGGTAGGTGGATCCAGATGCATGTGTCCCGTGACAGAtctttgctgtcatttttttctatttaaggacatgactttcagatactgctcatctgctgtagatagatcTTTAGGTCTGTCACTTCTTttatcctccacttgtccagtatatgccaagttttcagctcttTAGGAATCAGCATGTTGGTGCAAATATACTGTTTTATGCCCGtcagactgtgttatctttaacattttttttgtagagtcaactaaagaaatggaaataaataatgtgcttttgcaacaggctgctagtaacaaagtgcctaaagatacaatttttaaattgattctttgctaagttgtctgttatttgtAGCCACAACACTGGTTTCTTTGCCTTTCTTATGCTTAAATGAGTCATAGATCAATGGTGGCttaacaaagaaaaggaaaattcctacaaggactggactgaaaatgagtgaaatacCAGCCAATACCAaagaaactttgaaagaccctCAGAGAACTATGGCTCAAGATCACTCAAGTCTAgcttcttggaagcaaaacttaaagaaatgaggggttgcTTGAGACTTTTGCTCAGTACTGCAAATCCGTAGAGTAATTAGTAAGTAGAGCTTTAAAATAAGTAGTTGTCCTTTAGACAAAGCCCTGTTTGCTGTAGGTATCTCTGCTAGAAAGAGAGTTGGATGATTGCTCTTAATGTGCAGCAAAGTTCACAAGAATTTGGACAAATTTAAACCTGGCGGCAAACAAAGCAAGCAGTTAATTCAACAGCTTTGTCTCTGtgtacagcagcagctgaattgatctcttttcttcatgtttgagGTGGTTGAATGGGTGGTTTGACAAAGGGTTTGATTGCGATTACAGTAACAACCACTGCTGCTGTTGACTCTAGAAAATCatttcctttcactccacctggacTCGCTGTCTTGTGGTGCTGCCTCTTTGCTGTTTGCTCTGTGTCAGAGAGGAGAGGCTTCAGCTCCACTGTAAACTACACCTGTGAGAAGAACAAATGTACTTGGACTGAATGTTGTAGAATATTTTAATCCttctaaaagaaacattttgaagtttatgcatcttttttttttttagacggTGATGTGAAACTGTCAAGCCCGGCACCATCAGcatcaccttcctgttgtttcacACACCACAATGAGCATGCTTCCTTTGTGAAAATGCTGActataagaaaaaaatgcttaagGAGTAAATATTTTcctatttttatatataagaaatggtgatttttttttttttttttttttttttttttttaattaataatctGGTTGTTGTTATGTGAGACTAGATAAAACTGTCATTTCCCCCCATTAGCCTACACTTTAGCATTTTGAGGACCGTTTAGACTCTCATGCTGGTAAATAAATATGTCTGATTTCTTAGTTGAAGTATTGATATGGATGGTTTTTGATTTGTTCACAGTTGGAAACCTTCAGTCTCCCTCAGCAGCCAACCTGGCCACGCTGCAGTCCTACAGGCCCCTTCTGAGCGACTATGGACCTCCTTCTCTGGGATTCTCACAGGTAGCTCCTAATCTGAATACATACCTGATTTTCACAGATAGTTTTTAACCCAGCTTTTTCATATTTGGTCGAATTTCAAAAGAGCAGAGGCTGAAATACTCAGCGTAGTTCTTAAACCCTGtgtcctacatttttacacagttttGTCTAAAACTGGAGATTACTGCATTAATTAATTCATATTAAATGTTACAGTCCAGGTTTCAACATAATCTATAtttaaaatggcaataaaagtCCTTCATCAGTCCATCTACTGTTGGTCTTTTACTCAGCGACAGCACAACTCAGTTATGAAGATATTAAAATATAAGCTGTCTGCATGCACATGAACTGCTAGATATTTAAGTTCCTAGCAATGATATCTACAGTGTGCAGGAGTGAGTCTCAAGTCTAAATTATGGTTACTTATTTTTCTTACATATTTATATTGGTATACATTTAGAATATGAAATGTAAATCTGCTAGCTAATTATGCTGTATTTTTATAGATTGTGAATCCAGTCTGGGATctttctgtatggagtttgcatgttgtaagtgggttctctctgggtatttgagcttcctcccacagcccaaagacatgcagttagtggggttaggttaatgaGTGATTGGTGATCGGCCATGGGTGGGgaatatgagtgtgaatggttgtctgtctctctgtgttagccctgctatAGACTGGGGACCTATCCAGGGTGTTCCCTGCCGCTTGCCCTCTAGCATGCCAGTGACTCTGAACTGGAGAAGCggaagaaaatgcatggatggatatTCCTATAGCTTAAGTTTGctgatcatccatccatccatccatccgggGGGCacaccaaggcgttcccaggccagccaagaaatataatctctccagcgtgtcctgggtctgtcctcgggcctcctcccggtagaacatgcctgaaacacctcacccaagaggaggcaggaggaggaggcatcTTAGTCAGGTtaccaaaccacctcaactggctcctttcgatgtagAGGAGTATCAGCTcccgaatgactgcactcctcaccctatctctaagggacagGCCAGTCACCCTTAGggggaagctcatttccgctgcttgtatctgtgatcttgttctttctgtcactacccaaagctcgtgccCATAGATAGTTAGACTGGTAAATCGAAAgctccgcatcactgcagacgcagccacAATTCATCTCCCCTCACTCATGCACAAgaaccccgagatacttaaacgtCTCCACTTGGGgtagcaactcgtccctgagctggagtgggcactccaccgtTTTCCAGGTGAGAACCGTGGCCttagacttagaggtgctaattctcatactaGCTggttcacactcagctgtgaaccattccagtGCGAACTGGAGggcaccacctgatgaagccaacaggatcgcatcatccgcaaaaagcagagatgagattctgagaccaccaaggtggaagccttattcctagaaattctgtccataaaaattatgaacagcatcagtgacaaagggcagccctggtggagtccaacacccacaggaaacaaggccaacttattgccggcaatgcggaccaagctcttgctgtggTTGTATAGGGACTGAATGTcctgcaacaatgggccagacaccccatactcccacagcatcCCCCAAAGGATACctcgagggacacggtcgaatgctctctcccaagtccacaaaacacatgtagactggaagggcaaactcccacacacacacaattatcctcgagaggatgaagagctggtccagagcTAAGTTTGCTGTatagaaaataattaaattgtctgttttgtttttcttgttttgtggcCAGTAACAATATATAAGGGGTCAGTAAAAGTCCAATGTGCTGGCCTGCTGTCCCAGTGGGGTAGAAGTGTCATATTGAGAACTGCGGTGATGTCTGTCCTagcttgatttctttttctggAATTGTGTATGGACAGTAAGGTGCTAAGTTaggaactggaaaaaaaacaattactGGAAggtaggattaaaaaaaataggcagGGTCTTTAGGCTTTCCATGCCCTAGATTGGTGACTCGTTTGATTTTTCAGGTTacctgttaaaaacaaaaaatagggATTTTAAGCAGTGTTGTCTGCATGGACTGATATAGTAACATGACTATATCTGTTTCTGCTGTAGTGCTGGGAAAGCTTTAGCAATATATTCCTTTCCAGCTAGCTTTGAAAACCTAATTTCAAATGTAAATGTGATTGCTAATCACTGTCTTCAGGTTTGTCTTCTTGATAAACTCAGaagaacaaataataaaaaaaaagcatgattaACAACCAAACACCACGAGGGTCATGACCTCACTCTAATTTTTGGTTAACAGTTAAAGAACAAGCATCAAACTGTAGTGTGCAGATAGGGTTTTGCTTTGCAAACCAGAAACCAGTCTAAATGTACTGAGCCTGACTGATGTTTGCTTAAACTTCAGGGCTCTACTGGCAGCCAAGTGCCTCAGAACAAATATGCAGAGCTGCTGGCCATCATCGAAGA carries:
- the cdk2ap1 gene encoding cyclin-dependent kinase 2-associated protein 1 isoform X1, with translation MGHKAPKSLLSSCLKSEEDHVSKIRANASNFIYFSFLLKSSLISVVMDAPPQTKTVGNLQSPSAANLATLQSYRPLLSDYGPPSLGFSQGSTGSQVPQNKYAELLAIIEELGKEIRPTYAGSKSAMERLKRGIIHARGLVRECLAETERNARS
- the cdk2ap1 gene encoding cyclin-dependent kinase 2-associated protein 1 isoform X2, translating into MSLGMSYKPNVHQHIPGTSGNQVGNLQSPSAANLATLQSYRPLLSDYGPPSLGFSQGSTGSQVPQNKYAELLAIIEELGKEIRPTYAGSKSAMERLKRGIIHARGLVRECLAETERNARS
- the cdk2ap1 gene encoding cyclin-dependent kinase 2-associated protein 1 isoform X3, whose amino-acid sequence is MLTIRKKCLRIGNLQSPSAANLATLQSYRPLLSDYGPPSLGFSQGSTGSQVPQNKYAELLAIIEELGKEIRPTYAGSKSAMERLKRGIIHARGLVRECLAETERNARS